The region TGGAGGGGAGCCTCTTTCAGCTCCCAGAGCTCCTGGCTTCTGAGCAAATCGTGTGGCCTCTCCTCTGCTCCTCTTTTCATCGGGTCACCAATCACTGACTCAGGGCCGCCCTCCTCCAGCATGACCTCAACTGAGCTCGGTTATCCCTGCAGGAATGCTGCGTCCAAACGATGCCCCACTCCCGGTCCTGGCAGATGTGAATTTGGGGGACGTGCTTTGCCTCAGGACAGGATCTTCTACAAAAGCGTGTGCTGCAGAAGTGCTCAGTGGCCCCTCTCCATCTCACAGAGGCCTCCAGTGGCTTCTGTCCACACGGGGTCCCCAGCCTGTCCCCCTCCTCTGAGCCCAGGGCGAAGGGACAGACGGTGTCAGAGTTAGAGGGGGTTCACCTTGTTGGTGACCCAGGGGGTGTAGGAAGACGTGGCCGGAGTTGGGACTGAACAATTTTTAGTCTGGAGCATGCCCGGGGCTGTGTCAAAGCTATGAAGATTGTTCTGCCCCTTTAATTGGGAGTTTTGCTGACTATTTATTCCCTCAccccagaaaaggaaactgagtcagagaggttaaatgatggGTTGCAAGTCACAAAGCAAGACCTGCACCTCAGGACtaccctggcggtccagtggttaagaacctgccttccaatgcaggggacatgggtttgatccctggtctgagaactgagatcccacacgctgtggggcaactaaacctgtgcgacacaactactgagccccagaACTCTGGAGCTGGGGGACACAGCTAGACAGAAGGCCCTGCACCAGGAGGAAAGATCCCCCCTGCTGGGGCAACTGAAACCAGTCATAGCCAAAAATAACTACATACATACAGGGGGAAGAAAGCCCTGGGCTGGATCGGGTGCAGCTCCTTTTGGGCTCCTGGTGCCAGAGTTCACCCTGACCTTCCTCTGGGCCTTTAAGCGATGCTACCAACTCTTTAGCAGCGCTTTCACTCGGTCAAGTCCAATCCACACAGCCAGGACGCGGGCAGTCTTCGGCTCCCTTCCCACCCGTGCGCCCGCACCCACCGCTTTTCTAGCGGGGCAGCTCCAGGTCCACCCGCAGAGCCTGGCGCTCCTCCTCCAGCCTGACCGCATCCGCCAGGGCTCAGGCCCTAGGCCCGGGTCCATGAGTGCACTGCGAGCTGTCCCGGGGCAGCCACATGGACCGGCTGTGTGGACCCACCTTGCCAGGCAGCACACAGCCCCACGCGACCCTCTCAGGGTGTCGCAGTACCTACATGTCCACGGCGGGGCCGCAGTCCGTAGTGAGCGAAAAAGAGCCCTCGGACACGGCCAAGACCAGCACGTGCCACTGGCCGTCCACCAGAGCCGGGCTGCGGAAGGACACGCGGGTCTGCCAGGCGCCTGCCCCGTCCTCGCTGAGGAAGAGGAAGTGCAGCTGGGTGGGCGAGTAGCGCAGGCCCAGCAGCAGCGAGTCCCGCTCCTCTGCCACCACCGCCAGCAGGTACTCGTTCTTCTGCAAgagagggggcgggggtggggcgggtgAGGTGAGGGGCGGGGCAAGTGAAGTGAGGGGCGGGGCAAGTGAAGTGAGGGGCGGGGCAttgagaggcagggcaggtgaggGGGCGTGGCGGATGAAGGGGCAGGGCAGGTGAGGGGTTGGGGGCGGGCAAGCAAAAGGCCAGGGTGGGTGAAGAGGCAGGTGAGGGagcaggtgaggggtggggggggggggcggagcaGGTGAGGGGGTGGAGCAGGTGAGGGGGTGGAACAGGTAAGGGAGCaggacaggagaaggggcaggggaggggagcaggtggGGGCAGGTGAGAGCCCGGGCTCCAGACTGTAGTGCCGGAGGCAGTAACCAGAGTCTGATAAAACCAAACAAACCGCTCGTGTCCCTGAGGACAGCTActgtcagtgaaacagaaaactgcaagtgttggcgaggatgtggGGAAATTGGAGGCCCTGTGCAGTGTTGGTGGGGATGGAAAATGGAGAGGtggtaatattaataaaaaacagaaaggaacGTTGGGGTACCTGTGCCTTTTTGAACTGTGGATTTCTCAGTGTATATGCTCtccaattaagaaataaaataataaaacaataaggaGACTCCTCAAAAAATGTATGTGGAATTAGCatctgactcagcaattccacttttggcAGACACCCCAAAGGACCGACAGCAGTGTCCGGAAGAGGCAACTGTACACCCCTGTTCTTACCTGCATTACTCTCAATAGTTAAAATATCACAGCAACCAGTGTCTATCAGTGAAGAAACGGATAAGTAAGATGTGGTGCATTCATGCAATGAGATATTACTCAACCTTGAAAAGGAAGTTCTGACATCGGTGtggataaaccttgaggacattatgctgagtgatgtaagccagtcacagaaggacaactAGTGTGCAATGCACTCATATGAGACCGCTGACGGGGTCAGAGTCAGAGACAGGAAGTGGAGTGGGCACCAGGGACTGCGGGGCATTGAGGAGCTATTATTCAGTgtctgtaggctgcagtccatggggtcgctaagagtcggacgtgactgaacgccttcactttcacttttcactttcatgcattggagaaggacatggcaacccactccagtattcttgcctggagaatcccagggatgggggagcctggtgggctgccgtctctggggtcgcacagagtcggacatgactgaagcgacttagcagcagcagcagaggtccaTTTAGGGGAGGATGAAAAAGGTTCTGGAGGTGGGCGGTGGTGACCACTGCACAACACTGTGACTGtccttaatgccactgaaccatGCACTTAAAAAGGGCTAGAAGGGAAATTCcactttacatgtatttttccacaattttaaaaacctcTCACAACCCGCATGATCACCATCTCCAAACCCCAGCAATCCCAGCTGAGCATCACTTTCCCGCTTGAACCACAGACAGACCATACATACTTGACTGTCTGTTAATGCACCTTAGAGTCTGTTCATTTCTAGCCtaaaaataaagaaggctgagtgccgaagaattgatgctttcatactgtggtgctggagaagacccttgagagttccttggacagcaagatcaaaccagtcaatcttaaaggaaatcagccctgaatattcattggaaggactgatgctgaagctgaagtgccaatactttggccacttgagcgaagagccgactcactggaaaaagaccctggtgatgggaaagaatgagggcaagaggagaagggggtgacagagaatgagatggttggatggcatcaccaactcaacaaacatgagtttgagcaaactccgggaaatagtgaaggacagggaagcctggcatgtacagtccgtggggtcacaaagagtcggacacaacttaatgactgaacaacaatttctAGCCTAATATCACAAAAAGGTAAAGAATTGAAAGTGATTAAATCTGCATGCTGAGCAGTTATGTAAAATACAGAATATAATCTTTCAGCAAGTCTTTGCCCATGTGAAAGTATGAGTGAAATTTCATGCAAGTATTACACTGAAACAGAAAGCCTTCATGGTCCTCAAGCTTAATTAACACCTAATTTAGTAACATCCATGTGAACAGTTTGGGTCACTTGGCCTCTGGCCATTCTGGCACCAAGGGAACACTCGTGGCCCCTGAGCTTATCTTCCCCTAGAAGGGATCTCCAGGAGCCAGCTCTCAGGAGTGTGTGCCTGAGGGCACAGTGGGACAAAATGGTGGTGGTTGGGGCAAGGCAGGGGTTGGGAAAGACGCTGATGTCACAGCAAGTACATCCGGGCTGGACAGGCACCTCCACTTCTCCCATGTTCACCTCCCAGGACCACAGGACCTGAGCAACCTGGTCCTTCCCAGAGAGGGCAGGAGCCCCACCCAGTGTGCCTGCCCAGAGGAGTCAAGGCACTGCCCTTCCGGTGGCTTGTCACTCACCCCTAGAAATACTTGCAGCTGGAGAAGACCAGCGTCTGGTCAAAACCCTGGATTTACCCTCAGTGAAGGTGAGAGGAAGGGAGCAGTTCAGGTGACAAACTGAGTTTATTTATCCCGGTGCCCAAGGGGATGCACCCAAGGCTGGAAGTCGAGGCCAAGTGACCCAGACAGAGGACCTGGAGGGGCAGGGGGGCAATGACCCAGAGACAGCTGGAGGCAATTCCTGGGAGCCGTGAGGTTGGGGTTCCTGGAGCAGGAGTGAGAGGTCAGTCAGTCAGGACAGTGGAGACATCGGGGACCCTGTCTTGAGTGAGGGCAGCCACCCAGCCCAGGTCAGGacagagggaggctgggaggacCGAGTCACAGGTGGGACCTGAGGCTGGCTGGCCCTCAAGTGACATGCCAGGTCAGCAGCAGGACTCTGGGGCCGAGATGGGGACATAGCAGGCTGGGCGGGAGCATGCAGGCTGGCAGAGCAGGGACACAGAGGAGGCCGGGCGGCAGCAGCTGGACTGGCAGGAGGAAATGGGCACGCAGCAGGCGGGGCGGCACACGGGGCGGCAGAGGAGGGACACAGAGGAGGAGTGTCTGCAGCAGGATGAGGGGGCTGAGCAGGGGGAAGCCTCACAGCACACGGGCCTGCAGCAGACAGGCCTGCAGCAGATGGGCTCACAGCAGGCCTGCTGGCAGGGGGAGGAGGTGCAGCAGGAGGGCTCGCAGCTAGACTGCTGGCAACATGAGGAGGTTGAGCAGGGGGAGGCCTCACAGCAGACAGGTGTGCAGCAGACAGGTGTACAGCAGACGGGCCTGCAGCAGACAGGCCTGCAGCAGGCGGGCTCACAGCAGACGGGCTCACAGCAGGCCTGCTGGCAGGGGGAAGAGGTGCAGCAGGAGGACTGGCAGCTGGACTGCTGGCAACATGAGGAGGTAGAACAGGGAGAGGCCTCACAGCAGACAGGCCTGCAGCAGACAGGTGTGCAGCAGATGGGCCTGCAGCAGACAGGCTCACAGCAGGCCTGCTGGCAGGGGGAGGAGGTGCAGCTGGAGGGCTGGCAGCTAGACTGCTGGCAGCACGAGGTTGGGCAGGAGCTGCTGCAGGCTGCCTGGCAGCAGGGGCTGGACTCGCAGCTCACTGGGGCACAGAGGAGGGTCAGGCGAGGGGCCGGGGCGCAACAGCTGGAGGCGCAGCAGGGGGGCTCGCAGCAGCTCTCTGGACAGGCATAGCTCAGGTCGCTGGAGCAGATGGACAGGGTGGAGGCTGCCATGGTGGAGGcggtggggctggaggagggtttccgtgtgtgtgggtgtatgagCTGTGTGTGTGAGGTGCTTGGGGATACAGGGCTTTTATACCTGGCCCCTGGCCTTTGTTGTCCTCACAGGAGACTCCCAGGCCCTCTCTTCCTTGTTGGGGTTGACAGCTGGCGGCAAGAGCCCCTCATTAGTGCTGGCGTAGTTTCCACAATTGTTTTCACTCATTAAACCTGTGAGCGTAAATATCCCATGTTGCAGgatgttttcccttttctcctttgtttggCTCcagaaaagatacagaaaatatcCGTGGTAagatcctagaggaaatcaaccctgaatattcactggaaggactgatgctgcagctgaagctccaattctttggccacctgattcaaagagctgactcattagaaaagaccctggtgctgggcaaGATTAAAGCAGGAGGAGACAGCGGGGACAACAGCGGACGagttggttagatggcatcattgattcaatggacatgactttgtgcaggctctgggagatggtgaaggacagggaagcctgctgtgctgtagtccatggggtcacaaagagcgggacacaactgagcgactgaacaacaggaacAATGCTGAGTGAAGGAAGGAAGTTTCCAGCAAGGAAGTTTCtgtaaatagatgaggaagccCAGGCACAGAGACGTTAAGCAACCatctccaggtcacacagcccaAAGTATTGAGAGggcaacaggcaggaaggccaggggtctccaaatggaggaaatgggctacaagtgtcagacatttttatctctcttaagcggcaggaggaaacaaactagtgatatcttcttccttctctatacaaatttaaaaggtttctcttaaaatactgtgttgccgtaatgacacctggtttcacctgaagttaactattctcaaaccttgagttaaccaatgcatttttcttatggaaatgtttgtcttaagctatgttaatgttctatgcatttaccccagactctgtcttcaagtgggTTCTgtctaatggctcagaacctacttgacaaaccagtatgttatactcagacattGCTCCCcaaatctatgtaaatgaaactattagtatggtaatctgcccttctacaagattcaagccAATCGTTTTATGGCCGGGGATAaatcatctggtgccaagattatccccaaatacatcttatgggtgagagGCCTgctgccattctgagttttaagacattcctttctttcattaacagactgctagtgactatataacatccagctgaagactagcaggggggtactctttctgtccccttctgatgcctatgtcagaagctttctctatctcctttatactttaataaaactttattacacaaaagctctgagcaatcaagcctcgtctccagccccggattgaattcttctcctccggaggccaagaatcctggggtCTTTtcgttcagcaacaacctttcatcatCAGGACTGGGACTGGAAGCCAGCCGTCTGTATATAGGATCAAGGCTCTTACCCAGGCCTTCCCCAAGGCCAACTTCAGGGCTACATGCAGAAGGAAGCATGTGTCCATGGAAATTTAGCACCAGGCAGCTGTGCTGAAAATTTACAACAGAGGCAGGAAAGAGCAAAATTAACACCACAGAAAATCAACTCTGTGGTTTTCAGCTCAAACACTGCTGGTTCCTCCAATCCACAGAGGGAAAGTATGCATGCTTGCTCaggggctcagtcgtgtccgactctgtgaccccatggactgtagcctgccaggttcctctgtccatgggattttccaggcaagaattctggagtgaggtgccacttctttctccaacaGAGGTAAAACATAAATCCCCAAATATGATGAGAGAAAATCTAATAAACAGACCATGTGTTTTGCTGACACCAAACGTGATTGCTCTGTTGCTaacaaggaagaaggaagagccaGGATAGAACAGTAAAGACAGGACTGGACACGAACCACTCTGAGCTGAGTGCACCAAGGTGCGTGTGTTTGGACTGGAAGGGCCTCATGAATTCAAGAGCTTTGGAGTTTTAGAGCCCACCCTAGTCATACATTGGCAGTTTTTAAATGAACTGAATGAAGGGCAGCAGGAAGAAACGGCTGACAGTCTGGAAATGAACCCTGACCCGTCGGACACCAAACCTCTCCCACCAAACAGTGAAAGACACAGAGCTTCTAGGGGAACACTGGGGACTAAggctgattttttcttttttcaaattattacagctttcttctgcactggcaggccaattctttaccagtactgccacctgggaagcctcttataTCCTTCTCAAGTAAAGAGAACTGCCGTGTATTTTCACATAAACAAGAGCTTGGAAAACACTCATGTTTCCCTCTTggagaaacatttaaagaaacacGACAAATGATGGGAGTCCCCTGGAGGTCCACAGGTTAAGGATCCATCTTCCAGTGCATGGGGTGTGGGATTAGTCCTTGGTCAGGAAGCCAAGATCCCACACAACcctcagccagaaaaatggaaacacaaaaaagaagcagtgtggtaacaaattcaataacaactttaaaatggtccatgttaaaaaaaagtcttaaaaacaaaaaccagaaagaaagaagacaaacagcCCAAGTGATGTAACATACAGGAGCACATGGGGAATTAGGCAGGTGTAggtgtgaagaattgatgcttttgaactgtggtgttggagaagactcttgagagtcccttgaatggcaaggagatccaagagtccattctaaaggagatcagtcctgggtgttctttggaaggactgatgctaaagctgaaactccaatactttggccacctcatgtgaagagttgactcattggaaaagactctgatgctgggagggattaggggcaggaggagaaggggacgacagaggatgagatggctggatggcatcatcaactcaatggacgtgagtctgagtgaactccgggagatggtgagggacagggaggcctggcatgctgtgattcatgaggtcccaaagagttggacatgactgagtgactgaactgaactgaattgaggtgagaagaaaaggaagaaaagtctaAACAGCCAGAGTTTAGACTTTAGGGTTCTGTTTGTACATACAGTGTCTGATCCTTCCCAGGCGTGACCCCGGTGAGGTTCTGATACTTCATTAATATCAGGTGTATTGAAACACTACGCttctgggttgttgttgttgttcagttgctaagttaagtccaattctttgtgacactatggactgcaggatgccaggctcctctgtcctccactgtctcctagagtttgctcaaattcatacccactgagtcgatgatgctatctaagcatctcaccctctgccgctCTCAACTCCTTTTACCATCAATCCTTCCCGacattagagtcttttctaatgagtcagctgttcacatcaggtggccaaagtattggagcttcagctttagcatcagtccttccaatgaatattcaggcttgatctccttgctgtccaagggactcccaagagtcttctccaacaccacaattcaaaagcatcaattcttcggcactcagctttcttcacagtccccaactctcatatccatacatgaccactggaaaaactacagctttgactacacaggcctttgttggtgaagtaatgtctctgcttcttaatatgctgtctaggttggtcatagcttttcttctaaggatcaagcatcttttaatttcatggctgcagttaatatctgcagtgattttttagccccccaaaataaagtcctgtcattgtttccattgttccccatctatttcccatgaaatgatg is a window of Ovis aries strain OAR_USU_Benz2616 breed Rambouillet chromosome 1, ARS-UI_Ramb_v3.0, whole genome shotgun sequence DNA encoding:
- the LOC114110483 gene encoding keratin-associated protein 10-11-like gives rise to the protein MAASTLSICSSDLSYACPESCCEPPCCASSCCAPAPRLTLLCAPVSCESSPCCQAACSSSCPTSCCQQSSCQPSSCTSSPCQQACCEPVCCRPICCTPVCCRPVCCEASPCSTSSCCQQSSCQSSCCTSSPCQQACCEPVCCEPACCRPVCCRPVCCTPACCEPICCRPVCCRPVCCEASPCSAPSSCCRHSSSVSLLCRPVCRPACCVPISSCQSSCCRPASSVSLLCQPACSRPACYVPISAPESCC